One window of Chamaesiphon minutus PCC 6605 genomic DNA carries:
- a CDS encoding Reverse transcriptase (RNA-dependent DNA polymerase), with the protein MQESHIKSAIELLKIQVASTKYNYRSLDFEIIRRESSLDIITPEEFYRNYIKNDICFNYPYLFSSIPYSVPKGDGGVRKFHFLETHLRILYYSLGFYFLDLTKDVRIELKGIQDRSFMYTHYGADINPASLGRSDIDYKKDYQKFTSKIRKTARNAVKDGKIAVLHLDIQDFFHSIEHSLLTQVLREQALPEAQLRLKYNEQTRLTIREILFLIMQRSEGLPISQHNIISNLLSHLFLHHLDCYIREIQLELGSSFLLTYHRYVDDMFITVKFPIGESNQSIGTKMLDISTRIGEYLSGNLALSLNPLKTRLDIISSEDEVDSLIERSRLVSFYQPLPDEGGEPPKTTLSRTVEILTKLKAEYKERGHVSRLSTNDDLALKQCFQNAVIQYTDIEDVKKQLEKVLQDFPSALIPKSMKVLVFLISRVPIVLKSLIEHVSANLCDLRPSLITLYLAENLMLIEQYRNEIDDKIVDLQKKSSSSYIYLLSRLVIPSIPSRDRYINIENCELEEHSSIIYQIRCGIIAEKRGFHGVAYNHLLNTLQEWCFVHRESSNKKSRNQYNCKDVIKWLEPFTDHSDIIFVMTMFDRRNRNTISHPGDEGVEVLTIDNLEYKQHLEKLNSFFNRIYPRLLR; encoded by the coding sequence TTGCAAGAATCTCATATCAAAAGTGCTATAGAGCTTCTCAAAATTCAAGTTGCATCTACAAAATACAACTATCGTTCCTTAGATTTTGAAATTATTAGAAGAGAAAGCTCTTTGGATATAATCACACCTGAAGAATTTTACAGGAATTATATTAAAAATGATATCTGCTTTAACTATCCCTATCTATTTAGTTCTATTCCTTACTCTGTCCCAAAAGGTGATGGGGGAGTCCGTAAATTTCACTTTCTTGAAACTCATCTACGCATTCTGTATTATTCACTAGGCTTCTATTTTCTTGATTTGACAAAGGATGTCAGAATCGAACTAAAAGGAATCCAGGATCGCTCATTTATGTACACTCATTATGGTGCAGACATAAATCCTGCTAGTTTAGGAAGAAGTGACATTGATTACAAAAAAGACTATCAAAAATTCACGAGTAAAATACGCAAAACAGCGCGTAATGCCGTAAAAGATGGTAAGATTGCTGTTTTGCATTTAGATATTCAAGATTTTTTCCACTCAATCGAACACTCACTACTGACACAAGTGTTGAGAGAACAGGCTCTCCCCGAAGCGCAACTCCGGCTAAAATATAATGAACAAACTAGATTGACAATCAGAGAAATTTTATTTTTAATAATGCAGCGGTCTGAAGGTTTACCTATCTCTCAGCACAATATCATATCTAACTTACTCAGTCATCTTTTTCTCCATCATCTCGATTGCTATATTAGAGAGATTCAATTAGAGCTAGGCTCATCTTTCTTGTTAACATATCATCGTTATGTTGATGATATGTTTATAACTGTTAAATTTCCAATTGGAGAAAGTAATCAAAGTATTGGTACAAAAATGCTTGATATATCTACTAGAATAGGTGAGTACTTATCTGGTAATCTTGCACTTAGCCTGAACCCACTAAAAACAAGGCTGGACATCATATCATCAGAAGATGAAGTGGATAGCTTAATTGAGCGTAGTCGTCTAGTTAGCTTTTACCAACCTTTACCCGATGAAGGCGGAGAGCCACCAAAAACAACTTTAAGTCGGACTGTAGAAATTCTAACCAAGTTGAAAGCTGAATACAAGGAAAGAGGACATGTGTCCAGACTATCCACAAATGATGATCTTGCATTAAAACAATGTTTTCAAAATGCAGTAATTCAATATACTGATATTGAGGATGTAAAGAAACAGCTTGAAAAAGTTTTGCAAGATTTTCCATCAGCACTCATACCAAAAAGTATGAAAGTTTTAGTATTTTTAATATCTCGCGTACCAATTGTATTAAAAAGTCTGATCGAGCATGTCTCCGCTAATCTATGTGATTTGCGACCATCTTTAATCACTCTTTATTTGGCAGAAAATTTAATGCTTATCGAGCAGTATAGAAATGAGATAGACGATAAAATAGTAGACCTTCAGAAAAAATCTTCTAGCTCATATATTTACTTACTTAGTCGTCTTGTCATTCCTAGTATTCCATCTAGAGATCGATACATCAATATAGAAAATTGTGAATTAGAAGAACATAGTAGTATCATATATCAGATTCGTTGTGGCATTATTGCCGAAAAACGTGGATTTCATGGTGTAGCTTACAATCATTTATTAAATACTCTTCAGGAGTGGTGCTTTGTTCACAGAGAATCTAGCAATAAAAAATCTCGCAATCAATATAATTGCAAGGATGTTATTAAGTGGCTTGAGCCTTTCACAGACCATTCTGACATTATTTTTGTAATGACCATGTTCGACAGAAGAAATCGCAATACTATTTCACATCCAGGAGATGAAGGAGTTGAAGTATTAACAATAGATAATTTAGAATATAAACAACATTTGGAAAAATTGAACTCATTTTTTAATAGAATTTATCCAAGATTATTAAGATAA
- a CDS encoding magnesium chelatase subunit H — protein MFTNVKSTIRHITPDDVRGRQLLKVVYVVLEPQYQSALSAAVKAINDHNPKVAIEISGYLLEELRDPENYAGLERDIQTANIFIASLIFIEDLAEKVVAAVAPHRDNLDVAVVFPSMPAVMRLSKMGSFSLAQLGQSKSAIGEFMKKRKANAGAGSFQDGMLKLLNTLPNILKYLPMEKAQDARNFMLSFQYWLGGTPENLENFLLMLADRYVLKEDDTLNSATSAGEIKYQDPVTFPDMGIWHPMAPQMFEDVKEYLNWYNSRRDISDDLKDPLAPCIGLVLQRTHIVTGDAAHYVAMLQEFEAMGARVIPMFASGLDFSKPLEAFFFDPIGKNNAIVDAVVSLTGFALVGGPARQDHPKAIDVLKRLNRPYMVALPLVFQTTEEWEESDLGLHPIQVALQIAIPELDGAIEPIILSGRDGSTGRAIALQDRIEAIAGRAMKWANLRRKPKITKKVAITVFSFPPDKGNVGTAAYLDVFGSIYEVLKSMRDNGYDVRDIPASPKELLEEVIHDAQAQYNSPELNVAYRMSVPEYEALTPYSEKLHESWGPPPGNLNSDGQNLVIYGKHFGNIFIGVQPTFGYEGDPMRLLFSRSASPHHGFAAYYTYLEKVWEADAVLHFGTHGSLEFMPGKQMGMSNDCFPDSLIGNIPNLYYYAANNPSEATIAKRRSYAETISYLTPPAENAGLYRGLQELGELVGSYQALRDSGRGVQIVNTIMDKARICNLDKDVELPDIDAGTMDIETRDNIVGSVYRRLMEIESRLLPCGLHVVGKPPTAEEAIATLVNIASLDREEEGIKGLPRIIAESIGRNLEQIYQSNDRGILEDVQLLQDMTLAVREAVAAMVKAQINEEGRVSFVAKLNIFNMGKKAAWVESLYASGYKNVNLEEIKTQFDYLEFCLTQVCADNELGALLQGLGGEYILPGPGGDPIRNPDVLPTGKNMHALDPQSIPTEAAVKSAKVVVDRLLDRQMRENGGKYPETIACVLWGTDNIKTYGESLAQIMWMVGVKPVPDALGRVNKLILIPLEELGRPRVDVVINCSGVFRDLFINQMNLLDQAVKMAAEADEPLEMNFIRKHALVQAEEMGINLRQAATRVFSNASGSYSSNVNLAIENSTWDNEAELQEMYLGRKSFAFNSDNPGVMDNAREIFETTLKTAEVTFQNLDSSEISLTDVSHYYDSDPTKIVAKLRDDGKMPSSFIADTTTANAQVRSLSETVRLDARTKLLNPKWYEGMLSHGYEGVRELSKRLVNTSGWSATAGAVDNWVYEETNDTFIKDKEMCKRLMDLNPNSFRKIVSTLLEVNGRGYWETSEENLDMLRDLYQEVEDRIEGVE, from the coding sequence ATGTTCACCAACGTCAAGTCCACCATTAGACATATAACTCCCGACGATGTGCGGGGCAGACAGTTATTGAAGGTGGTCTATGTTGTGTTAGAGCCACAGTACCAGAGCGCGTTGTCTGCTGCTGTGAAAGCCATTAACGACCACAACCCCAAAGTCGCGATCGAAATTAGTGGCTATCTCCTAGAGGAACTGCGCGATCCCGAAAATTATGCCGGACTTGAGCGCGATATCCAAACTGCGAATATCTTCATCGCTTCACTGATTTTCATTGAAGACTTAGCAGAAAAAGTTGTCGCCGCCGTTGCCCCCCATCGGGATAATTTAGATGTCGCGGTAGTCTTTCCCTCAATGCCTGCTGTCATGCGGTTGAGCAAAATGGGTAGCTTCTCGTTAGCACAATTGGGTCAATCTAAAAGTGCGATCGGGGAGTTCATGAAAAAGCGCAAAGCAAATGCTGGCGCGGGTAGCTTCCAAGATGGAATGCTCAAGTTATTGAACACTCTACCCAATATCCTCAAGTACCTGCCGATGGAAAAAGCGCAGGATGCTCGTAACTTTATGTTGAGCTTCCAGTATTGGTTAGGCGGTACGCCAGAGAACTTGGAAAACTTCTTGTTGATGTTGGCCGATCGATATGTCTTAAAAGAAGATGATACGCTCAATTCGGCAACTTCCGCAGGGGAAATTAAATATCAAGATCCTGTCACTTTCCCAGATATGGGGATTTGGCACCCGATGGCACCGCAGATGTTTGAGGATGTTAAGGAATATCTGAATTGGTACAACAGCCGTCGCGATATTTCCGACGATCTTAAAGATCCATTGGCTCCCTGTATCGGTTTGGTATTGCAACGGACTCATATCGTCACTGGCGACGCGGCGCATTATGTCGCCATGCTCCAAGAATTTGAAGCGATGGGTGCGCGAGTCATCCCGATGTTTGCCAGCGGTTTGGACTTCTCCAAGCCTCTAGAAGCCTTCTTCTTCGACCCGATCGGCAAAAACAACGCGATCGTCGATGCAGTGGTGTCCCTGACTGGATTTGCCCTCGTTGGTGGCCCAGCGCGACAGGATCATCCCAAGGCAATTGACGTGCTAAAACGGTTGAATCGTCCTTATATGGTGGCGTTACCGTTGGTCTTCCAAACTACGGAAGAGTGGGAAGAAAGCGACTTAGGCTTGCACCCGATTCAGGTAGCATTACAGATTGCGATTCCTGAATTAGATGGTGCGATCGAGCCTATTATTCTATCAGGTCGCGATGGTTCGACCGGACGCGCGATCGCTTTGCAAGATCGGATCGAAGCGATTGCCGGACGCGCGATGAAATGGGCAAACCTGCGTCGCAAGCCAAAAATCACTAAGAAAGTTGCGATTACGGTCTTTAGTTTCCCACCAGACAAAGGGAACGTCGGTACCGCCGCATATTTAGACGTATTTGGTTCGATCTACGAAGTCCTCAAATCCATGCGGGATAATGGCTATGATGTCCGAGATATCCCCGCATCGCCCAAGGAATTACTCGAAGAGGTGATTCACGACGCGCAAGCACAATATAATAGCCCCGAATTGAATGTGGCTTATCGGATGTCAGTGCCAGAATACGAAGCACTCACACCTTATTCTGAGAAACTTCACGAAAGCTGGGGGCCACCACCAGGTAACCTTAATAGCGACGGCCAAAACCTGGTTATTTACGGCAAACATTTCGGGAATATCTTCATCGGCGTTCAGCCTACCTTCGGTTATGAAGGCGACCCGATGCGGTTGTTATTCTCCCGTTCCGCCAGTCCCCACCACGGTTTTGCGGCTTACTATACTTACCTCGAAAAAGTCTGGGAAGCGGATGCCGTCCTCCACTTTGGTACCCACGGTTCGCTAGAATTCATGCCAGGAAAACAAATGGGAATGTCCAACGACTGCTTCCCCGATAGTTTGATCGGTAATATTCCCAACCTTTATTACTACGCCGCTAATAATCCTAGCGAGGCGACGATTGCCAAACGTCGTTCCTACGCCGAAACTATCTCCTACCTGACTCCCCCCGCCGAAAATGCTGGATTATATCGCGGCTTACAAGAACTCGGCGAACTCGTCGGCTCTTACCAAGCTCTACGCGATAGTGGTCGCGGCGTGCAAATCGTGAATACGATTATGGATAAAGCGCGGATTTGCAACCTCGATAAAGATGTCGAATTACCCGACATCGATGCAGGCACAATGGACATCGAAACCCGCGATAATATCGTCGGTTCCGTCTATCGCCGCCTGATGGAAATCGAATCCCGCCTCCTCCCTTGTGGCTTGCATGTCGTCGGTAAACCACCCACAGCCGAAGAAGCCATCGCGACTCTAGTAAATATAGCGTCACTCGATCGCGAAGAAGAAGGAATTAAAGGATTACCACGGATTATCGCCGAAAGTATCGGACGGAATTTAGAACAAATCTATCAGAGTAACGATCGCGGTATCCTCGAAGATGTCCAACTATTGCAAGATATGACCCTCGCCGTCCGCGAAGCCGTCGCCGCAATGGTTAAAGCTCAAATCAACGAAGAAGGACGAGTTTCCTTCGTCGCCAAGTTGAACATCTTCAACATGGGCAAAAAAGCCGCCTGGGTCGAATCCCTCTACGCCTCCGGTTACAAAAACGTTAACCTCGAAGAAATCAAAACCCAATTCGACTACCTCGAATTTTGCCTCACCCAAGTCTGTGCCGACAACGAACTCGGCGCACTCCTCCAAGGCTTAGGCGGAGAATATATCTTACCAGGGCCAGGTGGCGACCCGATTCGCAATCCCGATGTCTTACCCACAGGTAAGAACATGCACGCCTTAGATCCTCAATCCATCCCCACCGAAGCCGCAGTTAAATCTGCCAAAGTAGTTGTGGATCGGTTACTCGATCGGCAAATGCGGGAAAATGGTGGTAAATATCCCGAAACTATCGCTTGCGTTCTCTGGGGTACAGACAACATCAAAACCTACGGCGAATCCCTCGCCCAAATCATGTGGATGGTCGGCGTTAAACCCGTCCCTGACGCATTAGGCCGCGTCAACAAACTGATCCTCATCCCCCTCGAAGAACTCGGTCGTCCCCGCGTCGATGTGGTAATCAACTGTTCCGGTGTCTTCCGCGACCTGTTCATCAACCAGATGAACCTACTCGACCAAGCCGTGAAAATGGCAGCCGAAGCCGATGAACCCTTAGAAATGAACTTCATCCGCAAACACGCCCTAGTTCAAGCCGAAGAAATGGGAATCAACCTGCGTCAAGCCGCCACCCGCGTCTTCTCCAACGCCTCCGGTTCCTACTCTTCTAACGTCAACCTCGCGATTGAAAATAGCACCTGGGATAACGAAGCCGAACTTCAGGAAATGTACCTCGGACGCAAATCCTTCGCCTTCAACTCCGACAATCCTGGCGTAATGGATAACGCTCGCGAGATCTTTGAAACCACCCTCAAAACCGCCGAAGTTACCTTCCAAAACCTCGATTCCTCGGAAATCAGTCTGACCGACGTATCCCACTACTACGACTCAGACCCCACCAAAATTGTCGCCAAACTGCGGGACGACGGCAAAATGCCTTCTTCGTTCATCGCCGATACCACCACCGCTAACGCTCAAGTTCGCAGCCTCTCCGAGACTGTCCGCTTAGATGCCCGTACCAAGCTACTCAATCCCAAATGGTATGAGGGAATGCTCTCCCACGGCTATGAAGGCGTGCGCGAACTCTCGAAACGGTTGGTGAATACTAGCGGTTGGAGTGCCACCGCCGGAGCGGTAGATAATTGGGTGTATGAGGAAACCAATGACACGTTTATCAAGGATAAGGAGATGTGTAAGCGGTTGATGGATCTCAATCCTAATTCGTTCCGCAAGATTGTTTCGACGCTATTGGAAGTAAATGGACGCGGTTATTGGGAAACCAGCGAAGAAAATCTCGATATGCTCCGCGACCTTTACCAGGAGGTCGAAGACCGGATTGAGGGTGTTGAGTAG
- a CDS encoding DNA cytosine methyltransferase yields MKIFSFFAGIGFLDLGFEVAGFDIAYANEIEPSFLGGYQYSRSQMKLSQPEYGYDLCDADSLLESERVEKLRDLLIDARKDGSLVGFIAGPPCPDFSVGGKNRGGRGENGKLTETYVELICRYQPDFFLFENVKGLWSTAKHRLFYDRMRSRLEQNGYLITDSLINALEYGVPQSRERAISIGFRSDLVPMRSSQELESQFPWDINKLYSIDMIQSYPWAKTDPFGENSSLTCPAGVPIDLTVQHWFEKNDVNHHPNSQHCFTPRAGLSRFLSVLEGDDSKKSYKRLHRWRYSPTACYGNNEVHLHPYQARRISIAEAIAIQSLPPEFELPAKMSLTDMFKGVGNGVPFLAAKGLAMTINEFLSGDFRANRSIAVNPSYYF; encoded by the coding sequence ATGAAAATTTTCTCGTTCTTTGCTGGTATTGGCTTTCTCGATTTAGGTTTTGAAGTGGCTGGTTTTGACATTGCCTATGCGAACGAGATCGAACCATCATTTTTAGGTGGCTATCAGTACTCACGTAGTCAGATGAAGTTATCGCAGCCAGAATATGGGTACGATCTCTGTGATGCTGATAGTTTGCTCGAATCGGAGAGAGTAGAGAAGTTGAGAGATTTATTAATCGATGCTAGAAAGGATGGCTCTTTAGTTGGGTTTATTGCTGGGCCACCTTGTCCAGATTTTTCAGTTGGTGGCAAGAATCGAGGCGGTAGGGGAGAAAATGGTAAATTGACAGAAACTTATGTAGAACTCATCTGTCGATATCAACCAGATTTCTTTTTGTTTGAAAATGTCAAAGGTTTGTGGTCTACTGCTAAACATCGATTGTTTTACGATCGAATGCGATCGAGATTAGAACAGAATGGATATTTAATCACAGATAGTTTGATTAATGCTTTAGAATATGGCGTTCCGCAAAGTAGGGAAAGAGCAATCTCCATTGGCTTTAGATCGGATTTAGTACCAATGAGATCGAGTCAGGAATTAGAATCTCAATTTCCGTGGGATATAAACAAACTTTATTCAATCGATATGATTCAATCCTATCCTTGGGCTAAAACAGATCCATTTGGAGAAAATTCATCTTTAACTTGTCCTGCCGGAGTACCTATCGATTTAACAGTACAGCATTGGTTTGAAAAAAATGATGTAAATCACCATCCTAATAGTCAGCACTGTTTTACTCCCCGTGCTGGACTTAGCAGATTTTTGTCTGTGCTTGAAGGCGATGATTCTAAAAAATCTTACAAGCGTTTACATAGGTGGAGATATTCGCCTACAGCCTGCTATGGAAATAATGAAGTTCATTTACACCCTTATCAAGCCAGAAGGATATCGATAGCAGAAGCTATAGCGATTCAATCACTTCCACCTGAATTTGAGTTACCAGCAAAGATGTCGCTTACTGACATGTTTAAAGGTGTTGGTAATGGTGTACCATTTTTAGCAGCAAAAGGACTAGCAATGACAATAAATGAGTTCTTATCTGGTGATTTTAGAGCGAATCGATCGATAGCTGTAAATCCAAGCTATTATTTTTAA
- a CDS encoding response regulator transcription factor, protein MAGKLLLVDDEPGLREAVQAYLEDSGYVVQVASSAKDAWELLQQQLPDLVISDVMMPQVDGYQFLKQMRDDDRFKATPVIFLTARGMKADRIAGYQAGVDAYLSKPFDPDELIAIVQNLLERRTVAVAASQNPEMEGIAKQIAAELRGMLNPTSGIVKTPPPIRIDLTPREQSVLDLVAAGLMNKEIAKQLETSVRNVEKYVSRLFGKTGTNSRTELVRYALEHGLTN, encoded by the coding sequence CAGGAAAACTTTTACTGGTAGATGACGAACCGGGATTGCGCGAAGCAGTCCAAGCATATCTTGAAGATAGTGGCTATGTCGTACAAGTCGCGAGTAGTGCCAAAGATGCCTGGGAGCTATTACAACAACAGTTACCCGACTTAGTGATTTCTGACGTGATGATGCCCCAAGTCGATGGCTATCAGTTTCTCAAACAAATGCGCGATGACGATCGATTTAAAGCTACACCTGTAATTTTCTTAACAGCTAGAGGCATGAAAGCAGATCGGATTGCTGGCTATCAGGCAGGTGTCGATGCTTATCTGTCCAAACCTTTCGATCCAGACGAGCTAATCGCGATCGTCCAAAACCTTCTAGAGCGGCGGACTGTAGCGGTAGCAGCTTCCCAAAATCCCGAAATGGAAGGCATCGCCAAACAAATTGCCGCCGAATTGCGGGGGATGCTCAATCCTACCAGCGGCATCGTCAAAACGCCACCCCCAATCCGGATCGATCTGACCCCGCGCGAGCAAAGCGTCCTCGATTTAGTTGCGGCGGGATTGATGAACAAGGAAATTGCCAAGCAATTAGAAACTAGCGTCCGCAATGTCGAGAAGTATGTCAGTCGGCTGTTTGGTAAAACAGGCACCAATAGTCGTACCGAGCTAGTCAGGTACGCATTAGAGCACGGGCTGACTAATTAA
- a CDS encoding helix-turn-helix transcriptional regulator, producing the protein MALSDRIVSLRKQHNLSQRDIAYALGITDQTVSNWEQGRSEPRLTIRQVVLLCSILNCSLADLDDGKDR; encoded by the coding sequence ATGGCATTGAGCGATCGCATCGTCAGTCTCCGTAAACAGCACAATTTATCTCAAAGGGATATCGCTTACGCCTTGGGAATAACAGATCAGACGGTAAGTAACTGGGAACAAGGACGTAGTGAACCAAGACTCACCATTAGACAAGTAGTTTTACTATGTAGTATTTTAAACTGTTCCTTGGCCGATCTTGACGATGGCAAAGATCGATGA
- a CDS encoding ATP-dependent helicase → MLAATDLDNLTSDRDRIIAQWRQGLRLGQRTLADWHSGPLAVSAVPGAGKSHSMAVAAAITIAREKLHQRRQLIIVTLTRSAAANIKDKIKNCLQELGLPPIGYSVNTIHSLALSIASKHPELSKLDLTDRTLVMPSANHKLIEDTVQSWLSQNPHSYRCLLEGEGFDGEETERLRRQSVLRTEVLPSLAFTAVREAKSSGLSPADLWEVAKLYPVGVAPRNEDRYDILSIGAGLYQAYQELLDSQGYLDYDEMIAGALRVMQDPTARRLWQQQVFAVFEDEAQDSSPLQEKLLRHLAELPDRHPSEPDVRYEHRLNLIRVGDPNQAINSTFTPADPKYFREFCHECSQIGDLGSPRLEKMEQAGRSTQIIMDAANFVLDWGNKFLQPPTLSPERVTHDTAETESVFWLQTIRPVSPGDAQPNPTAQDGGVEFHTPSDVYESVRSIEQRLTTLFKANPTANAAILVRENRQAKFIFDRLADWKRLHPEIKLFEAGEGDRTSKIPGELLVLFQFITRPHSSDYLKATLKVLLERKLIDAQDLDALAVFPERFLYPSILEIPQSPTVRRAREICCELLRSRLTLPHYQLISYLADRLNYQSSELATADKLADRIAMQTYGRGSIYSTIEVLQEIVTTEGFENIDDGSESRYTASGQVTIITMHKAKGLDWDYVFIPFLSDKIPGQLWTPQGAKFLGDFTLAEVARAKIRAHLHHQSLPTPRDAWELANYLKQGEDLRLLYVAITRAKKLLWLASEQQAPFLWNRFNWQQGDRLQDSKPSPLFSALCKKFPQLVRQ, encoded by the coding sequence ATGCTCGCAGCTACCGATTTAGATAATCTGACCAGCGATCGAGATCGCATCATCGCTCAGTGGCGGCAAGGATTGCGCCTGGGTCAACGAACCCTGGCCGATTGGCATTCTGGCCCCTTAGCAGTCTCCGCAGTCCCAGGGGCGGGAAAATCCCATAGTATGGCTGTAGCTGCGGCAATAACAATTGCCCGCGAAAAATTGCACCAACGGCGTCAGTTGATAATCGTGACCCTAACCCGATCGGCAGCCGCAAATATTAAAGATAAAATCAAGAATTGTCTCCAAGAATTGGGGCTACCGCCGATCGGATATAGCGTTAATACCATTCACAGCTTGGCATTGAGCATTGCCAGCAAGCATCCCGAATTATCTAAGCTCGATTTGACCGATCGTACGTTGGTGATGCCCTCAGCCAACCACAAACTAATCGAGGATACCGTTCAAAGCTGGCTGAGTCAGAACCCTCACAGTTATCGCTGTTTGCTCGAAGGAGAAGGCTTCGATGGGGAGGAGACAGAACGCCTGCGCCGTCAGTCGGTATTGCGGACAGAAGTACTACCCAGCTTGGCATTCACCGCTGTCCGCGAAGCCAAAAGTTCGGGTTTGTCACCCGCCGATCTGTGGGAAGTTGCCAAATTGTATCCCGTTGGCGTAGCCCCTCGGAACGAGGATCGTTATGACATTTTGAGTATCGGAGCTGGACTCTATCAGGCTTATCAGGAGTTGCTAGACAGTCAAGGATATCTCGACTATGACGAGATGATTGCTGGGGCTTTGCGGGTAATGCAAGACCCCACTGCGCGCAGATTGTGGCAGCAACAAGTTTTTGCTGTATTTGAAGATGAAGCACAAGACTCTAGTCCCCTCCAAGAAAAGCTACTACGCCATTTGGCCGAACTTCCCGATCGCCATCCCTCCGAGCCGGATGTTCGCTACGAACATCGACTCAATCTGATTCGCGTCGGCGATCCCAATCAAGCGATTAATTCCACCTTTACCCCTGCCGATCCCAAATATTTTCGGGAATTTTGCCACGAATGCAGTCAGATTGGCGATCTTGGCTCGCCGCGACTGGAAAAAATGGAGCAAGCCGGACGTAGTACCCAAATAATTATGGATGCTGCCAACTTTGTCCTCGATTGGGGAAATAAATTTCTCCAACCGCCAACGCTATCGCCAGAGCGAGTCACCCACGACACAGCCGAGACAGAATCAGTCTTCTGGCTGCAAACGATCCGTCCCGTATCGCCTGGAGACGCCCAACCAAATCCGACAGCTCAAGATGGTGGGGTAGAATTTCATACACCCAGCGATGTCTACGAATCCGTTCGCTCGATCGAGCAGCGATTGACAACTTTATTTAAAGCCAATCCGACGGCAAATGCAGCCATTTTAGTCCGCGAAAATCGCCAAGCAAAGTTCATCTTTGACAGGCTGGCTGATTGGAAACGCCTGCATCCCGAAATCAAACTTTTTGAAGCAGGCGAAGGCGATCGCACGTCTAAAATTCCAGGAGAATTACTGGTCTTATTTCAATTTATCACACGCCCGCATTCTAGCGATTATCTCAAAGCCACGCTCAAAGTTTTATTAGAACGGAAATTAATTGACGCCCAAGATCTTGATGCCCTAGCCGTATTTCCCGAACGTTTTCTCTATCCGAGTATCTTAGAAATCCCGCAGTCGCCAACAGTCCGCCGCGCGCGCGAAATCTGCTGCGAATTATTGCGATCGAGATTGACTTTACCCCATTATCAACTGATTAGTTATTTAGCCGATCGATTGAATTACCAGTCTAGCGAACTAGCGACAGCCGATAAATTAGCCGATCGAATTGCAATGCAAACTTACGGGCGCGGTTCGATTTATTCCACGATCGAAGTCTTGCAAGAAATCGTCACGACTGAAGGTTTTGAAAATATCGATGATGGTTCTGAATCTCGCTACACCGCATCAGGACAAGTGACGATTATTACCATGCACAAAGCCAAAGGATTGGACTGGGATTATGTCTTTATCCCCTTTTTAAGTGACAAAATACCCGGACAATTATGGACGCCGCAAGGTGCCAAATTCTTAGGCGACTTTACCTTAGCAGAAGTCGCCCGTGCCAAAATTCGCGCCCATCTCCATCATCAATCTTTACCGACACCTAGAGATGCATGGGAGCTAGCTAATTATCTCAAACAAGGAGAAGACTTGCGGTTATTGTATGTAGCGATTACCAGAGCTAAAAAACTATTATGGTTGGCATCCGAGCAGCAAGCCCCATTTTTGTGGAATCGCTTTAATTGGCAGCAAGGCGATCGCTTACAAGATAGTAAACCATCACCTTTGTTTTCGGCTTTATGTAAAAAGTTTCCTCAGTTAGTGAGGCAGTAA